A region from the Mycolicibacterium phlei genome encodes:
- a CDS encoding protein glxC produces the protein MDTLTAFDLTTTPLREVNAALHEPGVSGDFVIANPAGAHNVAVGLNAPVRVTVEGHVGYYAAGMNQLAEVTINGNAGTGVAENMMSGTVWVKGDASQSAGATAHGGLLVIEGNAAARCGISMKGVDIVVGGNIGHMSAFMAQAGRLVVRGNAGEALGDSIYEARIYVRGDVASLGADCIAKPMREEHHRELRELLNAAGFGDDDTADYTRYGSARNLYHFHVDNAASY, from the coding sequence ATGGACACGCTAACCGCATTCGACCTCACCACCACGCCGCTGCGTGAGGTCAACGCCGCCCTGCACGAGCCCGGGGTCTCCGGCGACTTCGTCATCGCCAATCCCGCAGGCGCACACAATGTGGCGGTCGGCCTGAACGCCCCGGTGCGGGTGACGGTCGAGGGCCACGTCGGCTACTACGCGGCCGGGATGAACCAGCTGGCCGAGGTCACCATCAACGGCAACGCCGGCACCGGTGTCGCCGAGAACATGATGAGCGGCACCGTGTGGGTCAAGGGCGACGCCTCGCAGTCCGCGGGCGCCACCGCCCACGGCGGCCTGCTCGTGATCGAGGGCAATGCCGCTGCCCGGTGCGGGATCTCGATGAAGGGTGTCGACATCGTCGTCGGCGGCAACATCGGCCACATGAGCGCGTTCATGGCGCAGGCCGGCCGGCTGGTGGTGCGCGGCAACGCCGGTGAGGCACTCGGCGACTCGATCTACGAGGCCCGGATCTACGTCCGCGGCGACGTCGCCTCGCTCGGCGCGGACTGCATCGCCAAACCGATGCGCGAGGAACACCACCGTGAGCTGCGGGAGCTGTTGAACGCGGCCGGTTTCGGCGACGACGACACCGCCGACTACACCCGCTACGGCTCGGCCCGCAACCTGTACCACTTCCACGTCGACAACGCAGCGAGCTACTGA
- a CDS encoding FMN-binding glutamate synthase family protein codes for MNNWALRESATFDRHTIAGIQRAADTGIYDIRGWGAKRALPHFDDLLFLGASMSRYPLEGYRERCDTDVVLGTRYAKHPLHLDIPVTIAGMSFGALSGPAKEALGRGASEVGTSTTTGDGGMTPEERGQSKYLVYQYLPSRYGMNPDDLRKADAIEVVLGQGAKPGGGGMLLGQKISPRVAQMRTLPEGIDQRSACRHPDWTGPDDLTIKINELREITDWEKPIYVKVGASRTYYDVKLAVHAGADVVVVDGMQGGTAATQEVFIEHVGIPTLAAIPQAVQALQELGVHRGGTSGEKGVQLIVSGGIRTGADVAKALALGADAVAIGTAALIALGDNHPRYAADYEKIGSAAGFFDDFQDGKDPAGISTQDPELAARLDPVDAGRRLANYLRVLTMEAQTIARACGKSHVCHLEPEDLVAVTIEAAAMARVPLAGTDWIPGWTNGGRA; via the coding sequence ATGAACAACTGGGCACTTCGCGAATCCGCGACCTTCGACCGGCACACCATCGCCGGCATCCAACGCGCCGCCGACACCGGGATCTACGACATCCGCGGCTGGGGCGCCAAGCGAGCACTCCCCCACTTCGACGACCTGCTGTTCCTGGGCGCGTCGATGTCGCGCTACCCGCTGGAGGGGTACCGCGAGCGCTGTGACACCGACGTGGTGCTGGGTACCCGCTACGCCAAACACCCGCTGCACCTGGATATTCCGGTCACCATCGCGGGGATGAGCTTCGGCGCGCTGTCCGGGCCCGCCAAGGAGGCACTGGGCCGCGGCGCCAGCGAGGTCGGCACCTCGACCACCACCGGCGACGGCGGTATGACGCCCGAGGAGCGCGGGCAGAGCAAGTACCTGGTGTACCAGTACCTGCCGTCGCGCTACGGCATGAACCCCGACGACCTGCGTAAGGCCGACGCCATCGAGGTGGTGCTCGGCCAGGGCGCCAAGCCGGGCGGCGGCGGAATGCTGCTGGGGCAGAAGATCTCTCCGCGCGTCGCGCAGATGCGCACACTGCCGGAGGGCATCGACCAGCGCTCGGCCTGCCGGCACCCGGACTGGACCGGGCCCGACGACCTGACCATCAAGATCAACGAGCTGCGTGAGATCACCGACTGGGAGAAGCCGATCTACGTCAAGGTGGGCGCCAGCCGCACCTACTACGACGTGAAGCTGGCGGTGCACGCCGGCGCCGACGTCGTCGTGGTCGACGGCATGCAGGGCGGCACGGCGGCCACCCAGGAGGTGTTCATCGAGCACGTCGGCATCCCGACGCTGGCGGCGATCCCGCAGGCCGTGCAGGCGCTGCAGGAGCTGGGCGTGCACCGGGGCGGGACGAGCGGAGAGAAGGGGGTGCAGCTGATCGTCTCGGGCGGCATCCGCACCGGCGCCGACGTGGCCAAGGCGCTGGCGCTGGGCGCCGACGCGGTGGCGATCGGGACCGCGGCGCTGATCGCGTTGGGCGACAACCATCCCCGCTATGCCGCCGACTACGAGAAGATCGGCAGCGCGGCGGGCTTCTTCGACGACTTCCAGGACGGTAAGGATCCGGCGGGTATTAGCACGCAGGATCCGGAACTGGCGGCGCGACTGGACCCGGTCGATGCCGGGCGCCGGCTGGCCAACTACCTGCGGGTGCTGACGATGGAGGCGCAGACCATCGCCCGGGCGTGCGGTAAGTCGCACGTCTGCCACCTCGAGCCGGAGGACCTGGTCGCGGTGACCATCGAGGCCGCCGCGATGGCGCGCGTCCCGCTGGCGGGCACCGACTGGATCCCGGGCTGGACGAACGGAGGACGGGCATGA
- a CDS encoding glutamine amidotransferase → MCGIVGLHLRNPDLYPRLGELLTGMLCEMGDRGSDSAGVAVYGDPTMTPPGQGCVSVLEVEPTAEEIGLDVRVSRYDETYLVTGEVDSQVLHDAVRAAYPDALIAGFGADMAVLKGVGHPQVLTENWGLAKAQGWQGVGHTRMATESAVTPAGCHPYAVGPEQCMVHNGSFANHATIRRELRAAGVRFDSENDTEVGARFIAQQLAAGRDVETALKELCAVFDGFYTLLVSNRDSFAVVRDAIACKPAVIAETGDWVAMASEYRALAGLPGVEAAKIWEPEPEVVYAWTR, encoded by the coding sequence ATGTGTGGCATCGTGGGTCTGCACCTGCGAAACCCCGACCTGTATCCCCGCCTCGGCGAGCTGCTCACCGGCATGCTCTGCGAAATGGGGGACCGCGGTTCGGATTCCGCCGGGGTCGCGGTGTACGGCGACCCCACCATGACACCGCCCGGGCAGGGCTGCGTGTCCGTGCTCGAGGTCGAGCCGACCGCCGAGGAGATCGGCCTCGACGTGCGGGTGAGCCGCTACGACGAGACGTATCTGGTTACCGGCGAGGTCGATTCACAGGTTCTGCACGACGCGGTGCGCGCCGCGTACCCGGACGCGCTGATCGCCGGTTTCGGCGCGGACATGGCGGTGCTCAAGGGCGTCGGCCACCCCCAGGTGCTCACCGAGAACTGGGGGCTGGCCAAGGCGCAGGGCTGGCAGGGCGTCGGCCACACCCGGATGGCCACCGAGTCGGCGGTCACCCCGGCCGGCTGCCACCCCTACGCTGTCGGCCCCGAGCAGTGCATGGTGCACAACGGGTCGTTCGCCAACCACGCCACCATCCGGCGTGAACTGCGCGCCGCCGGAGTGCGTTTCGACTCCGAGAACGACACCGAGGTGGGGGCGCGGTTCATCGCGCAGCAGCTGGCCGCCGGCCGCGACGTCGAGACCGCACTCAAGGAACTGTGCGCGGTGTTCGACGGGTTCTACACGCTGCTGGTGTCCAACCGCGACTCGTTCGCGGTGGTGCGCGACGCGATCGCGTGCAAGCCCGCCGTCATCGCCGAGACCGGCGACTGGGTGGCGATGGCATCCGAATACCGCGCGCTCGCCGGGCTCCCCGGCGTCGAGGCGGCCAAGATCTGGGAGCCCGAACCGGAGGTGGTCTACGCATGGACACGCTAA
- a CDS encoding NAD(P)/FAD-dependent oxidoreductase: MSTADVVIVGGGLEGAAAAWALSQRGITDVVVLERGTVGSGMTGKSSGIVRCHYGVSSLAAMATVGLEVFEKAEEIFGTDIGFRQTGYVVGVGEPNVESLRKSLAAQREVGVQTEEIDKSEVARMWPWADLSPFAAFGWEARGGYGDAYQTAQAFAAAARSAGVRIRQGTPAAGLVLDGDRVTGVRTTDGETVSADTVIVATGVWTQPFLAPYGIDVPIRVVREQIVLIDPGVEIGKVPVFSDLVSLQYIRPEVGGEILFGNSDLSDAKVDDPDNYLNRADEAFIDLTVDRVGTRFPGFPDAAITSSYAGCYDATPDWNPVISRTGIDGLIVAAGFSGHGFKIAPAVGKLVADLVVDGRSSDPRIPETDFRLSRFTEGDLLTSPFPYVGAGQMR; this comes from the coding sequence ATGAGCACCGCGGATGTGGTGATCGTCGGCGGCGGCCTGGAGGGCGCCGCGGCGGCGTGGGCGCTTAGCCAGCGCGGCATCACCGATGTCGTTGTGCTGGAACGCGGTACCGTCGGCTCCGGGATGACCGGCAAGTCCAGCGGCATCGTGCGCTGCCACTACGGGGTCAGCTCGCTGGCGGCGATGGCCACCGTCGGGCTGGAGGTGTTCGAGAAGGCCGAGGAGATCTTCGGCACCGACATCGGCTTCCGGCAGACCGGTTACGTCGTCGGAGTCGGCGAACCCAATGTCGAGTCGCTGCGCAAAAGCCTTGCCGCGCAACGGGAAGTCGGTGTTCAGACCGAGGAGATCGACAAGTCCGAGGTGGCCAGGATGTGGCCCTGGGCGGACCTGAGCCCGTTCGCGGCGTTCGGCTGGGAGGCCCGCGGCGGCTACGGCGACGCCTACCAGACCGCGCAGGCGTTCGCGGCGGCCGCGCGCTCGGCCGGGGTGCGGATCCGCCAGGGCACACCCGCAGCCGGGCTGGTGCTCGACGGCGACCGCGTCACCGGGGTGCGGACCACCGACGGGGAGACGGTGTCGGCGGACACCGTCATCGTGGCCACCGGGGTGTGGACGCAGCCGTTCCTGGCGCCGTACGGGATCGACGTGCCGATCCGGGTGGTGCGCGAGCAGATCGTGCTGATCGACCCGGGTGTGGAGATCGGCAAGGTGCCGGTGTTCTCCGATCTGGTGTCGCTGCAGTACATCCGGCCCGAAGTCGGCGGAGAGATCCTGTTCGGCAACAGCGACCTGTCCGACGCCAAGGTCGACGATCCGGACAACTACCTCAACCGGGCCGACGAGGCGTTCATCGACCTGACCGTCGACCGGGTCGGCACCCGGTTCCCCGGCTTCCCGGACGCGGCGATCACCAGCAGCTACGCCGGCTGCTACGACGCCACCCCGGACTGGAACCCGGTGATCTCCAGGACCGGGATCGACGGCCTGATCGTCGCGGCCGGGTTCAGCGGCCACGGGTTCAAGATCGCCCCCGCGGTCGGAAAGCTGGTCGCCGACCTGGTCGTCGACGGCCGCAGCAGCGACCCGCGAATCCCGGAGACCGACTTCCGGCTGTCCCGGTTCACCGAGGGCGACCTGCTCACCAGCCCGTTCCCGTATGTCGGGGCCGGACAGATGCGATGA
- a CDS encoding helix-turn-helix domain-containing protein: protein MTDIHLLRNQSGTARERDPQEPVEELEIEAAIGRNVRQLRLQHGLTVAEMAARVGISKAMMSKIENAQTSCSLSTLALLAKGFDVPVTSLFRGADVERPAAFTKAGAGARIVREGTREGHEYQLLGSLRGEHKRLECLEVTLSEKSQTYPLFQHPGTEFIYMLEGVMDYSHSRSVYRLHPGDSLQFDGEGAHGPADLIELPIRFLSVIAFPDSQV, encoded by the coding sequence ATGACTGACATCCATCTGCTCCGAAACCAGTCCGGCACCGCCCGGGAACGCGACCCGCAGGAGCCGGTCGAGGAACTCGAGATCGAGGCGGCGATCGGGCGCAACGTGCGGCAGCTGCGGCTGCAGCACGGCCTGACCGTCGCCGAGATGGCGGCGCGGGTGGGCATCTCGAAGGCGATGATGAGCAAGATCGAGAATGCCCAGACCTCGTGCAGCCTGAGCACGCTGGCGCTGCTGGCCAAGGGGTTCGATGTGCCGGTGACCAGTCTGTTCCGCGGCGCGGACGTGGAGCGGCCCGCGGCGTTCACGAAGGCCGGCGCGGGTGCCCGGATCGTGCGGGAGGGCACCCGCGAAGGCCACGAGTACCAGCTGCTGGGCTCGCTGCGCGGGGAGCACAAGCGGCTGGAGTGCCTCGAGGTCACGCTGTCGGAGAAGAGCCAGACCTATCCGCTGTTCCAGCATCCGGGCACCGAGTTCATCTACATGCTCGAGGGCGTCATGGACTACAGCCACAGCCGCTCGGTGTACCGGCTGCATCCGGGTGACTCGCTGCAGTTCGACGGGGAGGGCGCACACGGCCCGGCCGATCTGATCGAGTTGCCGATCCGGTTCCTGTCGGTGATCGCGTTCCCGGACTCGCAGGTCTGA